One Sediminicola sp. YIK13 DNA segment encodes these proteins:
- a CDS encoding SIMPL domain-containing protein: MMKTDWLKIIVICSSIVIAGYFIGNMHKTGKKYDRFVQVKGLSEREVNADLAVWPINITLTGNDLNTLKNDIESQNSVVYDFFISHGFDKNELTKGSTNINDVRADIYNSNFQNNTFRYLAKSEFTVRTNDIDKLQKALSESLELMSKGIILGSKNTWRPIEYIFTGLNELKPPMIEEATKNAREVAEKFARDSDAQVGEIRMASQGLFSISDRDENTPQIKLVRVVSTIDFQLEN; this comes from the coding sequence ATGATGAAAACTGATTGGTTAAAAATCATAGTGATCTGCAGTTCCATTGTAATTGCTGGATATTTTATCGGCAATATGCATAAAACAGGCAAAAAGTATGATCGTTTTGTTCAAGTAAAAGGTCTTTCTGAGCGGGAAGTAAATGCAGATTTAGCCGTTTGGCCCATTAACATCACCCTTACCGGTAATGACCTGAATACCCTTAAAAATGATATTGAATCTCAAAACAGCGTTGTTTATGATTTCTTCATTTCCCATGGCTTCGACAAAAACGAATTGACCAAGGGAAGTACCAATATTAATGATGTCCGAGCGGACATTTACAATTCCAATTTTCAGAACAACACTTTCCGATATTTGGCCAAGTCGGAGTTCACCGTGAGAACCAATGATATCGATAAACTGCAAAAAGCACTTTCCGAGTCACTGGAACTTATGTCGAAAGGCATCATATTGGGATCTAAAAATACCTGGAGGCCCATTGAATACATTTTCACTGGATTAAACGAGTTAAAACCACCAATGATAGAGGAAGCGACTAAAAATGCCAGGGAGGTTGCAGAGAAATTTGCCAGGGATTCGGATGCGCAGGTAGGAGAAATAAGAATGGCCAGTCAAGGTCTATTTAGCATAAGCGACAGGGATGAAAACACCCCACAAATAAAATTGGTCCGGGTGGTATCCACCATTGATTTTCAGCTGGAAAATTGA
- a CDS encoding DUF1697 domain-containing protein, whose product MKTEKDTYIAFLRGINVGGHHKVPMADLKTEFEKLGFKNIVTLLNSGNIIFDGPKENTSKLEQKISTHIEKIFGFPIPTILRTSRVIHNLLDQNPFVGIERTKDIRFYVSFLKTNLEADLELPWKSTDNSYVIIEKRDQTIISVLDLAISKSPKAMESIEHHYGKDITTRNWNTIERIGKKLKA is encoded by the coding sequence ATGAAAACCGAAAAGGACACCTATATCGCCTTTTTACGCGGTATCAACGTTGGCGGACACCATAAGGTTCCTATGGCGGACCTCAAAACTGAATTCGAAAAATTGGGATTCAAAAACATTGTTACCTTACTAAACTCGGGCAACATTATCTTTGATGGCCCAAAGGAGAATACATCAAAATTGGAACAGAAGATTTCTACTCATATTGAAAAAATCTTTGGTTTTCCCATTCCAACAATTCTCAGAACATCAAGAGTAATTCACAACCTTTTGGACCAAAACCCCTTTGTTGGCATTGAACGCACCAAAGACATAAGATTTTATGTTTCCTTTTTGAAAACAAATCTTGAAGCTGATTTGGAATTGCCCTGGAAGAGTACGGATAACTCTTATGTAATTATTGAAAAAAGGGATCAAACTATTATCAGTGTATTGGACTTGGCCATCTCAAAATCTCCCAAAGCCATGGAATCAATAGAACACCACTACGGCAAGGACATCACCACCCGAAATTGGAATACCATTGAACGAATTGGCAAAAAATTAAAAGCTTAA